From a single Nicotiana tabacum cultivar K326 chromosome 8, ASM71507v2, whole genome shotgun sequence genomic region:
- the LOC107805260 gene encoding sister chromatid cohesion protein PDS5 homolog B isoform X8, which produces MADSTETEAIRVISRIGKQLGAYKTCPNKDTLVNLLKQANRAFAGLKQSESLKSVIKPLSSSLVKHSLLLHKDKDIRLLVGICFCEIIRVLAPDPEFTDAVSRQDIFRLLVNIFAELDDTKNPYFSLRVQLLETVAKLRFCLIMLDIGCEDLVKKLFKNFFTVLREHHPPSMVSAVVSIMSQILEEKMKEKMQEKERSSSELLTFEKKVSEPLLDVVLQNLLKEAKGASRASHQLAVSVIEKCSEKIEDIVSGFLRSCILNRDAVQSEIKEYYHDIIYEIFQCAPQMLLSVIPSLMNELLTDQVDVRIKALGLMKRIFSLPGNHFAQDYHQLFVEFLNRSCDKSAEVRLITLSCAKAFYMTNPSAKESLKVLAALQDRLLDSDDRVRSEAVTVMCDLARHKLKSIPSELITLVAERLRDKKVSVRKKALKKLLELYQEYCTQCAAAIMDFNAHFEQIPCKILMLCYDRDCKEFKPQRMEIVLADSLFPGSLSVEDRTRHWVFMFSLFTPCHLKALNAILSQKLRLRNELQVYLTLCNKDKEEVSEEVEKKMKMSIVKMSASFEDTTKAQDCFRKLDMVKNSRIFNLLGKLLNEQKTEDAQTTRDNLLREIGDKNPHAEFLQLVSMKCSFNLFGSEHVCCILRHLADDRFRNKHLEDSSVQLLLTILSAFPSLLRGLETEFQLLLSKEIIPFNERLIQILAKEGSHMLINLGDIYPFLEKVCLEGSRVQSKLAVSAIAALMSPSEQSLSKELCKKLVDSLHLGKQLPTVLQSLGCLAQHSVLAFQVHEEVVTRYIIEEIFQLNYGAMLEDPNLLENASSECSVSCQLKIFGLKTLVRSFLPHQSAAVSRPINFLLDIILEMLQKGDFYGGSISSDSDKTHIRLAAAKSVLQLSRRWDSLISPQLFRCTVLTAKDNSPLVQRLFVKKVQKLLREHKIPCRYACAFPFAATDSPEDLQQIEYGNTARINQISTMPGHVTGLPVYVVVFLIHILAHDPNFPTADHHDANFCVQFFSPLVFSLQALVDFNCSDGTVDLISKAISYLRSIFHAIKKAEDAVDAQITPKLHVLSDIGISLLDAIGNTRVSRSHIPGLILLPSSLYKVGQKHISQGNSDLLIRFHQDESFIRKLLDSSKNKAQTAGSINAPNQKCQDGMTRSGNSGGSKLEMQFCKKGPLPLSIIKEKYSDKEELSETSNQELDTRERQKTSEPCSASASFELHKEFSIDDEHEDDAHGAIEAVIRTEHLPYHSRTRSSRPLSDKKDEHPCSLKEKETISRCQTIMRERYKSVKGNSSDIPISKESKNKGEKLIRQQIELCSSEDKCCSGSTEAFDSSDNTLKITYDSREAEVVSLDSEILGTLSSHSLLDQDSCGLQSRCWKSGDMIGYVSQQEADLSKDEATFGSKKTALAEIKKRGSVLVDSSLSEVINVNEDPIARRTRSRRG; this is translated from the exons CAAGCCAATCGTGCTTTTGCAGGGTTAAAGCAGTCCGAATCACTGAAGTCTGTCATTAAACCCTTGAGCAGTTCTCTCGTTAAACATAGTTTACTTCTTCACAAGGACAAAGATATCAGACTTCTGGTTGgcatctgcttctgcgaaattaTCCGTGTCTTGGCACCAGACCCCGAATTTACTGATGCAGTTTCTAGG CAGGATATATTTAGACTTCTCGTCAATATCTTCGCAGAGCTTGACGATACCAAGAATCCTTACTTCAGCTTGAGGGTACAGCTGTTAGAGACTGTTGCAAAactgaggttttgtttgataatgCTAGATATCGGCTGTGAAGATTTGGttaaaaaattgttcaaaaacttTTTTACCGTCTTGAG GGAACATCACCCTCCAAGTATGGTTTCTGCAGTAGTATCGATAATGTCACAAATTTTGGAGGAGAAGATGAAGGAGAAAATGCAAGAGAAAGAGAGGAGCAGTTCTGAGCTGctcacttttgaaaaaaaagtttCTGAGCCCCTTTTGGATGTGGTTTTGCAGAACCTATTGAAAGAAGCAAAG GGTGCATCTCGTGCGTCCCACCAGCTTGCTGTCTCTGTCATTGAAAAATGCAGTGAGAAGATCGAAGATATCGTTTCAGGGTTTTTAAGGTCTTGCATACTCAACAGAGATGCTGTGCAGAGTGAGATCAAGGAATACTACCATGATATTATATATGAAATCTTCCAGTGTGCTCCTCAAATGCTTCTTTCTGTCATACCTAGCTTGATGAACGAATTATTG ACAGATCAAGTGGATGTTCGGATAAAAGCTCTTGGCTTGATGAAAAGGATCTTTTCCTTGCCTGGAAACCATTTTGCGCAGGATTATCACCAGCTTTTCGTTGAATTCTTAAATAGATCCTGTGATAAGTCTGCTGAAGTGAGACTCATTACACTTTCATGTGCTAAAGCGTTCTACATGACCAATCCATCTGCAAAAGAATCACTTAAAGTTCTTG CCGCTCTTCAAGATCGACTTTTGGATTCTGATGACAGAGTGAGATCAGAGGCAGTTACTGTGATGTGTGACTTGGCAAGACATAAGCTAAAATCTATTCCGTCTGAACTAATCACACTTGTTGCAGAACGACTGAGAGATAAAAAG GTGTCTGTCAGAAAGAAAGCATTGAAAAAGTTGTTAGAACTGTATCAGGAATATTGCACACAATGTGCTGCTGCAATCATGGATTTCAATGCTCATTTTGAACAGATTCCATGTAAAATTTTGATGCTATGCTATGACAGAGACTGTAAGGAGTTCAA GCCTCAGCGAATGGAGATTGTGCTAGCTGACTCTCTGTTTCCTGGTTCTCTTTCAGTTGAGGATAGAACCAGGCATTGGGTCTTCATGTTCTCACTTTTTACGCCTTGTCATCTGAAGGCTTTGAATGCAATTTTGTCCCAAAAGCTGAG GTTGCGAAATGAATTGCAAGTGTACTTAACTCTCTGCAACAAAGACAAG GAGGAAGTCTCTGAAGAAgtagaaaagaaaatgaaaatgtcCATTGTGAAAATGTCAGCATCTTTTGAGGATACTACCAAAGCACAAGACTGCTTTCGTAAACTGGATATGGTGAAAAACAGTCGAATATTTAATCTGTTGGGAAAGTTGTTAAATGAACAGAAAACTGAAGATGCTCAAACCACCAGG GATaatcttttgagagagattgggGACAAGAATCCGCATGCTGAGTTTCTTCAATTAGTCTCTATGAAATGCTCATTCAATCTGTTTGGTTCAGAGCATGTGTGCTGTATTTTACGTCATCTTGCAGATGACAGATTCAGAAATAAGCATTTGGAGGACTCTTCTGTTCAACTCCTCTTG ACTATTCTCAGTGCATTTCCTTCACTCTtgagaggtttggagacagaatTCCAGCTCTTGTTGTCAAAGGAGATTATCCCATTTAATGAACGGCTGATCCAGATTCTTGCAAAAGAAGGATCCCATATGTTAATCAACCTTGG TGATATATATCCGTTTTTAGAGAAGGTTTGCTTGGAGGGCAGTCGTGTTCAATCTAAATTGGCTGTTTCTGCAATTGCTGCATTGATGAGCCCTTCAGAGCAGTCCTTATCAAAAGAATTATGCAAG AAACTTGTGGATTCTCTGCATCTGGGGAAGCAGCTTCCAACAGTTTTGCAGTCTTTGGGCTGTCTGGCACAACATTCTGTTTTAGCATTTCAAGTGCACGAAGAGGTGGTGACCCGTTATATCATTGAGGAAATATTTCAACTAAATTAT GGGGCCATGTTGGAGGATCCAAATTTGTTAGAAAATGCTTCTTCTGAATGTAGTGTTTCTTGCCAATTAAAG ATTTTTGGGCTCAAGACGCTAGTCCGGAGCTTTTTGCCCCATCAAAGTGCAGCTGTCAGTCGTCCAATTAACTTTTTACTGGATATTATACTGGAAATGCTTCAGAAGGGTGATTTTTATGGTGGTAGTATCTCAAG TGATTCTGACAAGACTCATATTAGATTAGCTGCTGCAAAGTCCGTTCTTCAGCTCTCAAGAAGGTGGGATTCACTCATTTCACCACAACTTTTCCGCTGCACGGTTTTGACGGCCAAG GATAATTCTCCTCTAGTACAGAGACTGTTTGTTAAGAAGGTGCAAAAGCTTTTGAGGGAGCATAAGATCCCTTGTAGATATGCATGTGCATTTCCATTTGCTGCCACAGACTCTCCAGAAGATCTACAACAAATT GAATATGGAAATACAGCAAGAATAAATCAAATATCTACAATGCCTGGACATGTGACTGGTCTTCCTGTTTACGTAGTGGTTTTCTTGATCCACATCCTAGCTCATGATCCAAATTTTCCCACTGCTGATCATCATGATGCCAACTTCTGTGTTCAGTTTTTCAG TCCACTTGTTTTCAGCTTGCAGGCGTTGGTTGATTTTAATTGCTCTGATGGCACTGTGGACCTCATTAGTAAAGCTATTTCATACTTGAGAAGCATCTTCCATGCTATAAAAAAAGCAGAGGATGCTGTTGATGCACAAATTACACCT AAGCTTCATGTTTTGTCAGATATTGGGATTTCTTTGTTGGATGCAATAGGTAACACACGCGTCTCTCGTTCACATATCCCTGGACTTATTTTGCTACCATCTTCACTGTATAAAGTGGGTCAAAAACATATTAGTCAG GGAAACAGTGATCTTTTAATTCGTTTTCACCAAGATGAAAGTTTCATTAGGAAATTACTTGATAGTTCGAAAAATAAAGCTCAA ACTGCTGGCTCCATTAATGCACCAAACCAAAAATGTCAAGATGGCATGACTCGGTCAGGTAACAGTGGGGGCAGCAAATTGGAAATGCAATTTTGCAAAAAGGGACCTCTTCCGTTGAGCATCATAAaagagaaatattcagataaggaAGAGTTAAGTGAAACTTCAAACCAAGAGCTCGATACTAGAGAAAGACAAAAAACATCTGAACCATGTTCAGCTTCTGCATCATTTGAATTACATAAGGAGTTTTCGATTGACGATGAACATGAAGATGATGCACATGGAGCCATTGAAGCAGTGATTAGAACTGAGCATCTTCCATATCATTCAAGAACTCGCAGTTCACGACCCTTGTCTGATAAGAAGGATGAACATCCATGTTctctaaaagaaaaagagacaatCTCAAGATGTCAAACAATTATGCGTGAGCGTTACAAATCCGTGAAAGGCAACAGCTCAGATATTCCCATCTCAAAG GAAAGCAAAAATAAAGGTGAAAAGTTAATCAGGCAGCAAATAGAACTGTGCTCTTCCGAGGATAAATG TTGTTCTGGAAGCACAGAGGCTTTCGATTCTAGCGACAACACTCTCAAG
- the LOC107805260 gene encoding sister chromatid cohesion protein PDS5 homolog B isoform X9 → MADSTETEAIRVISRIGKQLGAYKTCPNKDTLVNLLKQANRAFAGLKQSESLKSVIKPLSSSLVKHSLLLHKDKDIRLLVGICFCEIIRVLAPDPEFTDAVSRQDIFRLLVNIFAELDDTKNPYFSLRVQLLETVAKLRFCLIMLDIGCEDLVKKLFKNFFTVLREHHPPSMVSAVVSIMSQILEEKMKEKMQEKERSSSELLTFEKKVSEPLLDVVLQNLLKEAKGASRASHQLAVSVIEKCSEKIEDIVSGFLRSCILNRDAVQSEIKEYYHDIIYEIFQCAPQMLLSVIPSLMNELLTDQVDVRIKALGLMKRIFSLPGNHFAQDYHQLFVEFLNRSCDKSAEVRLITLSCAKAFYMTNPSAKESLKVLAALQDRLLDSDDRVRSEAVTVMCDLARHKLKSIPSELITLVAERLRDKKVSVRKKALKKLLELYQEYCTQCAAAIMDFNAHFEQIPCKILMLCYDRDCKEFKPQRMEIVLADSLFPGSLSVEDRTRHWVFMFSLFTPCHLKALNAILSQKLRLRNELQVYLTLCNKDKEEVSEEVEKKMKMSIVKMSASFEDTTKAQDCFRKLDMVKNSRIFNLLGKLLNEQKTEDAQTTRDNLLREIGDKNPHAEFLQLVSMKCSFNLFGSEHVCCILRHLADDRFRNKHLEDSSVQLLLTILSAFPSLLRGLETEFQLLLSKEIIPFNERLIQILAKEGSHMLINLGDIYPFLEKVCLEGSRVQSKLAVSAIAALMSPSEQSLSKELCKKLVDSLHLGKQLPTVLQSLGCLAQHSVLAFQVHEEVVTRYIIEEIFQLNYGAMLEDPNLLENASSECSVSCQLKIFGLKTLVRSFLPHQSAAVSRPINFLLDIILEMLQKGDFYGGSISSSDSDKTHIRLAAAKSVLQLSRRWDSLISPQLFRCTVLTAKDNSPLVQRLFVKKVQKLLREHKIPCRYACAFPFAATDSPEDLQQISLKYMEEFVQEYGNTARINQISTMPGHVTGLPVYVVVFLIHILAHDPNFPTADHHDANFCVQFFSPLVFSLQALVDFNCSDGTVDLISKAISYLRSIFHAIKKAEDAVDAQITPKLHVLSDIGISLLDAIGNTRVSRSHIPGLILLPSSLYKVGQKHISQGNSDLLIRFHQDESFIRKLLDSSKNKAQTAGSINAPNQKCQDGMTRSGNSGGSKLEMQFCKKGPLPLSIIKEKYSDKEELSETSNQELDTRERQKTSEPCSASASFELHKEFSIDDEHEDDAHGAIEAVIRTEHLPYHSRTRSSRPLSDKKDEHPCSLKEKETISRCQTIMRERYKSVKGNSSDIPISKESKNKGEKLIRQQIELCSSEDKCCSGSTEAFDSSDNTLKDSCGLQSRCWKSGDMIGYVSQQEADLSKDEATFGSKKTALAEIKKRGSVLVDSSLSEVINVNEDPIARRTRSRRG, encoded by the exons CAAGCCAATCGTGCTTTTGCAGGGTTAAAGCAGTCCGAATCACTGAAGTCTGTCATTAAACCCTTGAGCAGTTCTCTCGTTAAACATAGTTTACTTCTTCACAAGGACAAAGATATCAGACTTCTGGTTGgcatctgcttctgcgaaattaTCCGTGTCTTGGCACCAGACCCCGAATTTACTGATGCAGTTTCTAGG CAGGATATATTTAGACTTCTCGTCAATATCTTCGCAGAGCTTGACGATACCAAGAATCCTTACTTCAGCTTGAGGGTACAGCTGTTAGAGACTGTTGCAAAactgaggttttgtttgataatgCTAGATATCGGCTGTGAAGATTTGGttaaaaaattgttcaaaaacttTTTTACCGTCTTGAG GGAACATCACCCTCCAAGTATGGTTTCTGCAGTAGTATCGATAATGTCACAAATTTTGGAGGAGAAGATGAAGGAGAAAATGCAAGAGAAAGAGAGGAGCAGTTCTGAGCTGctcacttttgaaaaaaaagtttCTGAGCCCCTTTTGGATGTGGTTTTGCAGAACCTATTGAAAGAAGCAAAG GGTGCATCTCGTGCGTCCCACCAGCTTGCTGTCTCTGTCATTGAAAAATGCAGTGAGAAGATCGAAGATATCGTTTCAGGGTTTTTAAGGTCTTGCATACTCAACAGAGATGCTGTGCAGAGTGAGATCAAGGAATACTACCATGATATTATATATGAAATCTTCCAGTGTGCTCCTCAAATGCTTCTTTCTGTCATACCTAGCTTGATGAACGAATTATTG ACAGATCAAGTGGATGTTCGGATAAAAGCTCTTGGCTTGATGAAAAGGATCTTTTCCTTGCCTGGAAACCATTTTGCGCAGGATTATCACCAGCTTTTCGTTGAATTCTTAAATAGATCCTGTGATAAGTCTGCTGAAGTGAGACTCATTACACTTTCATGTGCTAAAGCGTTCTACATGACCAATCCATCTGCAAAAGAATCACTTAAAGTTCTTG CCGCTCTTCAAGATCGACTTTTGGATTCTGATGACAGAGTGAGATCAGAGGCAGTTACTGTGATGTGTGACTTGGCAAGACATAAGCTAAAATCTATTCCGTCTGAACTAATCACACTTGTTGCAGAACGACTGAGAGATAAAAAG GTGTCTGTCAGAAAGAAAGCATTGAAAAAGTTGTTAGAACTGTATCAGGAATATTGCACACAATGTGCTGCTGCAATCATGGATTTCAATGCTCATTTTGAACAGATTCCATGTAAAATTTTGATGCTATGCTATGACAGAGACTGTAAGGAGTTCAA GCCTCAGCGAATGGAGATTGTGCTAGCTGACTCTCTGTTTCCTGGTTCTCTTTCAGTTGAGGATAGAACCAGGCATTGGGTCTTCATGTTCTCACTTTTTACGCCTTGTCATCTGAAGGCTTTGAATGCAATTTTGTCCCAAAAGCTGAG GTTGCGAAATGAATTGCAAGTGTACTTAACTCTCTGCAACAAAGACAAG GAGGAAGTCTCTGAAGAAgtagaaaagaaaatgaaaatgtcCATTGTGAAAATGTCAGCATCTTTTGAGGATACTACCAAAGCACAAGACTGCTTTCGTAAACTGGATATGGTGAAAAACAGTCGAATATTTAATCTGTTGGGAAAGTTGTTAAATGAACAGAAAACTGAAGATGCTCAAACCACCAGG GATaatcttttgagagagattgggGACAAGAATCCGCATGCTGAGTTTCTTCAATTAGTCTCTATGAAATGCTCATTCAATCTGTTTGGTTCAGAGCATGTGTGCTGTATTTTACGTCATCTTGCAGATGACAGATTCAGAAATAAGCATTTGGAGGACTCTTCTGTTCAACTCCTCTTG ACTATTCTCAGTGCATTTCCTTCACTCTtgagaggtttggagacagaatTCCAGCTCTTGTTGTCAAAGGAGATTATCCCATTTAATGAACGGCTGATCCAGATTCTTGCAAAAGAAGGATCCCATATGTTAATCAACCTTGG TGATATATATCCGTTTTTAGAGAAGGTTTGCTTGGAGGGCAGTCGTGTTCAATCTAAATTGGCTGTTTCTGCAATTGCTGCATTGATGAGCCCTTCAGAGCAGTCCTTATCAAAAGAATTATGCAAG AAACTTGTGGATTCTCTGCATCTGGGGAAGCAGCTTCCAACAGTTTTGCAGTCTTTGGGCTGTCTGGCACAACATTCTGTTTTAGCATTTCAAGTGCACGAAGAGGTGGTGACCCGTTATATCATTGAGGAAATATTTCAACTAAATTAT GGGGCCATGTTGGAGGATCCAAATTTGTTAGAAAATGCTTCTTCTGAATGTAGTGTTTCTTGCCAATTAAAG ATTTTTGGGCTCAAGACGCTAGTCCGGAGCTTTTTGCCCCATCAAAGTGCAGCTGTCAGTCGTCCAATTAACTTTTTACTGGATATTATACTGGAAATGCTTCAGAAGGGTGATTTTTATGGTGGTAGTATCTCAAG CAGTGATTCTGACAAGACTCATATTAGATTAGCTGCTGCAAAGTCCGTTCTTCAGCTCTCAAGAAGGTGGGATTCACTCATTTCACCACAACTTTTCCGCTGCACGGTTTTGACGGCCAAG GATAATTCTCCTCTAGTACAGAGACTGTTTGTTAAGAAGGTGCAAAAGCTTTTGAGGGAGCATAAGATCCCTTGTAGATATGCATGTGCATTTCCATTTGCTGCCACAGACTCTCCAGAAGATCTACAACAAATT TCTTTGAAGTACATGGAAGAATTTGTACAGGAATATGGAAATACAGCAAGAATAAATCAAATATCTACAATGCCTGGACATGTGACTGGTCTTCCTGTTTACGTAGTGGTTTTCTTGATCCACATCCTAGCTCATGATCCAAATTTTCCCACTGCTGATCATCATGATGCCAACTTCTGTGTTCAGTTTTTCAG TCCACTTGTTTTCAGCTTGCAGGCGTTGGTTGATTTTAATTGCTCTGATGGCACTGTGGACCTCATTAGTAAAGCTATTTCATACTTGAGAAGCATCTTCCATGCTATAAAAAAAGCAGAGGATGCTGTTGATGCACAAATTACACCT AAGCTTCATGTTTTGTCAGATATTGGGATTTCTTTGTTGGATGCAATAGGTAACACACGCGTCTCTCGTTCACATATCCCTGGACTTATTTTGCTACCATCTTCACTGTATAAAGTGGGTCAAAAACATATTAGTCAG GGAAACAGTGATCTTTTAATTCGTTTTCACCAAGATGAAAGTTTCATTAGGAAATTACTTGATAGTTCGAAAAATAAAGCTCAA ACTGCTGGCTCCATTAATGCACCAAACCAAAAATGTCAAGATGGCATGACTCGGTCAGGTAACAGTGGGGGCAGCAAATTGGAAATGCAATTTTGCAAAAAGGGACCTCTTCCGTTGAGCATCATAAaagagaaatattcagataaggaAGAGTTAAGTGAAACTTCAAACCAAGAGCTCGATACTAGAGAAAGACAAAAAACATCTGAACCATGTTCAGCTTCTGCATCATTTGAATTACATAAGGAGTTTTCGATTGACGATGAACATGAAGATGATGCACATGGAGCCATTGAAGCAGTGATTAGAACTGAGCATCTTCCATATCATTCAAGAACTCGCAGTTCACGACCCTTGTCTGATAAGAAGGATGAACATCCATGTTctctaaaagaaaaagagacaatCTCAAGATGTCAAACAATTATGCGTGAGCGTTACAAATCCGTGAAAGGCAACAGCTCAGATATTCCCATCTCAAAG GAAAGCAAAAATAAAGGTGAAAAGTTAATCAGGCAGCAAATAGAACTGTGCTCTTCCGAGGATAAATG TTGTTCTGGAAGCACAGAGGCTTTCGATTCTAGCGACAACACTCTCAAG